In Ochotona princeps isolate mOchPri1 chromosome 33, mOchPri1.hap1, whole genome shotgun sequence, one DNA window encodes the following:
- the LOC101536705 gene encoding LOW QUALITY PROTEIN: olfactory receptor 2Z1 (The sequence of the model RefSeq protein was modified relative to this genomic sequence to represent the inferred CDS: inserted 2 bases in 1 codon), which translates to MRHENQSVSSDFILIGLFGPSRVGHLLFCLVAAMFTMGLLGNTTLXLIRVDSRLHTPMYLLLSQLSLLDVGFPLVTIPKMAADFPQGESSISFGGCAAQLFFLTLMGVAEGVLLALMSYDRYVAVCHPLQYPVLMRRQVCLLMVVASWMAGVVNACIQTSITLHFPYCALRTVDHFFCEVPALLQLSCADTSAYELALSTSGVLILVFPLSLIVTSYAHVLRAVLRMHSEQAASKAFTTCSSHITVVGLFYGAAVFIYMIPRSYHSPYQDNVVSLFYSLITPTLNPLIYSLRNQEVRMALVKVLSGVGLRCN; encoded by the exons ATGAGACATGAGAATCAATCAGTGTCCTCGGACTTTATTTTGATAGGACTCTTTGGTCCATCAAGGGTAGGCCATCTCCTCTTTTGCCTGGTGGCTGCTATGTTCACCATGGGCCTGCTGGGCAACACCACTCT CTTGATCCGCGTGGACTCTAGgctccacacacccatgtaccTTCTGCTCAGCCAACTCTCCCTGCTGGACGTTGGCTTCCCCTTGGTCACCATCCCCAAGATGGCCGCAGACTTTCCGCAGGGAGAGAGTTCCATCTCTTTTGGGGGTTGTGCAGCTCAGCTATTCTTCCTGACGCTGATGGGTGTGGCTGAGGGCGTCCTGCTAGCCCTCATGTCCTATGACCGCTATGTGGCTGTGTGCCATCCCTTGCAGTATCCAGTGCTCATGAGACGTCAGGTGTGCCTGCTCATGGTGGTTGCTTCCTGGATGGCAGGTGTCGTCAACGCCTGCATCCAGACGTCCATCACACTGCATTTTCCGTATTGTGCCTTGCGCACCGTGGACCACTTCTTCTGTGAAGTGCCAGCCCTGCTGCAGCTCTCCTGCGCTGACACCTCCGCCTATGAGTTGGCGCTGTCCACTTCTGGGGTGCTGATCCTCGTGTTCCCGCTCTCCCTCATCGTCACCTCCTACGCGCATGTGTTGAGGGCTGTTCTGCGCATGCATTCTGAGCAGGCTGCAAGCAAGGCATTCACCACGTGTTCTTCGCACATCACCGTCGTGGGACTCTTCTACGGCGCGGCTGTGTTCATATACATGATACCCCGTTCCTATCACAGTCCCTACCAGGACAACGTGGTTTCTCTCTTCTACAGCCTCATCACCCCTACACTCAACCCTCTCATCTATAGCTTGAGGAACCAGGAAGTGCGAATGGCTTTGGTCAAAGTACTCAGTGGAGTTGGGCTTAGGTGCAACTGA
- the ACTL9 gene encoding actin-like protein 9 → MDAHKPTTSEDAQRSSMGAPQTDLNSNGAAPETNSDSFPAAGKVGDQQLPPRTGAVVIDMGTGTCKVGFAGQTRPIYTVATVLGCQARKPTDTGQQPELETYIGEAARAHPELALVQPLRHGIVVDWEAAEVLWRHLLEHDLRVGPQDHPLLFSDPPFSPATNREKLVEVAFESLQAPAMYVASQSVLSAYAHGRVSGLVVDTGHGVTYTVPVFQGYNLPHATERLDLAGNHLTAFLAEVLLGSGFPLGQQDLNTVESIKHRYCYVAADIQREQARPEHECRQTLRLPDGRTVTLGKELFQCPELLFRPPPMPGLAPVGLPTMAEQSLRKVSLDARSDVAHNVLLCGGSSLFPGFEGRFRAELLRSLPPEAHVVVAAQPTRHFSVWIGGSILASLRAFQSCWILREEYEEQGPHIVYRKCY, encoded by the coding sequence ATGGACGCGCATAAACCCACCACGTCGGAAGACGCACAGCGCTCTTCCATGGGCGCCCCCCAGACAGATCTGAACTCCAACGGCGCAGCTCCAGAAACCAACTCTGACTCCTTCCCAGCAGCGGGCAAGGTGGGTGATCAGCAGCTGCCTCCCCGGACCGGTGCCGTGGTGATCGACATGGGTACAGGCACCTGTAAGGTGGGCTTCGCCGGGCAGACGCGACCCATCTATACCGTGGCCACCGTCCTGGGCTGCCAAGCCCGGAAGCCGACGGACACGGGGCAGCAGCCCGAGCTGGAGACGTACATCGGCGAGGCTGCGCGCGCCCACCCGGAGCTGGCGCTGGTGCAGCCACTGCGCCATGGCATTGTGGTGGACTGGGAGGCGGCCGAGGTCCTGTGGAGGCACCTGCTGGAGCACGACCTGCGCGTGGGCCCTCAGGACCACCCTCTTCTCTTCTCCGACCCACCCTTCAGCCCGGCCACCAACCGCGAGAAGCTGGTGGAAGTGGCGTTTGAGTCTCTGCAAGCACCCGCCATGTACGTGGCATCGCAGTCAGTGCTGTCAGCCTACGCGCATGGCCGGGTCAGCGGGCTGGTGGTGGACACGGGCCATGGCGTCACCTACACCGTACCCGTCTTCCAAGGCTACAACCTGCCACATGCCACCGAGCGCCTGGATCTGGCCGGGAACCACCTGACTGCCTTCCTGGCCGAGGTGCTGCTGGGCTCCGGCTTCCCACTGGGCCAACAGGACCTGAACACGGTGGAAAGCATCAAACATCGCTACTGCTACGTGGCCGCCGATATCCAACGGGAGCAGGCGCGCCCGGAACACGAGTGTCGCCAGACGCTGCGGCTGCCCGACGGGCGCACAGTCACGCTAGGCAAAGAGCTGTTTCAGTGCCCGGAACTCCTGTTCCGGCCACCCCCGATGCCCGGGCTGGCACCCGTGGGGTTGCCCACCATGGCCGAGCAGAGCCTGCGCAAAGTGTCGCTGGACGCGCGCTCCGACGTGGCGCACAACGTGCTGCTGTGTGGGGGCTCCTCGCTCTTCCCCGGCTTCGAGGGTCGCTTTCGCGCCGAGCTGCTGCGCTCGCTGCCGCCCGAGGCGCACGTGGTGGTGGCGGCGCAGCCCACGCGCCACTTCTCCGTGTGGATCGGCGGCTCCATCCTCGCCTCCCTGCGGGCCTTCCAGTCCTGCTGGATCTTGCGCGAGGAGTACGAGGAGCAGGGCCCGCACATTGTCTACCGCAAGTGCTACTGA